The genomic region ACGCATAGCAAATCCTGTCTATCTAAgtatttaaatgaagaaaataaaataaaatttaatgaacataaacaaGGGCTAGATAGTAGATATACGTATTcatacaataacatatatacaacctGATTGTCTTTATTGTTCATAAAGGTCCATCCACTCGCCCCAATTCCACATTTAGACTTTAGAAATTAACTTTCTTAAAACAATGGCCcagacattttaacaatttatttccaTGTCATGATTTTCGCCATTATTAAGCTGTCGTCTGTAAGTCGGGCCAGGTGAGCGTTCTGTTCACGGTCAATGGACGCTTGCATAAACGATGGCTGGTTCCCGTCCTAGCGTGACTTGAGCGCTTCCGAGTCGCTGGGGTTCATTTAATACCTGATAAATTGCTGTTTTCTAATCGAATTTAAACGGTGGTGATGTCACTGGAGCGTTCACCGTTAACGACTATTAGTTTGATAGAGAAAGTGTTTGCCTACCTGGGATTCTGGGTGTTTTAATTCATGAAACTTGCGCAACTATCTGTCGAAGACAAGCGGGCTTATCAGACGTGCATTGTTTGCAGGCCTGCGTGTGGTAAATTACCTACATATTTACCGTTTCAGTcattacaaacaacacaaaaacgcTAGCATGTGGCATGGCAGGacaataaaatgtcatcaaaCATTACATTGTAGGCGTATTTGCATATAATGAGGCATTTGTGGGTAGCTTAGAAGCAACAATGTCACGACCTTGATGCGAAACCATACATAATGTTGACCATGTTATTTAACTTGTTCGTAAATGTCCCATGATCCAAGCGCCATCATAGTTCATAGTTTAATGATTGGCTGTAGGGCGGGTCGccgtagtttccattgtaaaaTAATGTCACGAGTTTCTGCTATGGTATTAACAAGATAATACTTTAGTCGTACATGATATTTATGTGACACTTAGCCTGAGTAATTTCGAAGCAATTCGGTTCTATTAAATGTACAAGCGGAACATTTGTGGCAGCATATGATTCTTGCAGTAAACAGGCAATGGCTATTTATTAGTTCGTTTCTGTCAATATTCAGGCATTCTAACTATATTACAAACACAGCATTTCTGTGTACATGAATGCGCTATGTGCGTGAGTTTAGATAAGATTATCCCAAATTACGGATGAGTTTGCTCTTTCCAACGATAAGCTTAATTACAAGGACTCAGCAAACTTGTTTCTTGAATGGCAACAAGATAGCGATATCTCCTGTGCCACcacttcattcaaaatatttagatCTTGGCAGGAGAACACAAGCCAATGTTGCACAAAGACCTTTATAACGCGAGAGTTGTGGAAGGTCGGGGTAGCAGGTTTATTTTCAGGAAAAAATAACGAACTTGAAAGTAAAGAAAGAACTTGTTATCAAAGATTTATTTTGTGAACAATGTCCAAATATCCGGGCACGTTTCATTCAAAGATGATGGCACTAGGTTAGAAGTTTCTAAGTTTCAACCTGAATGGTTTTATGAATAGGAATAGTAAACCGTATTCGTGTCGTATGATCACTTTGAAGAACACGATTTTGAATAACGTTTTTAACGCGATTCAGCCATATGTTTGTGAATGTGTCTTGGGGGTGTGAGGTTTTGTTGTTAATTATCTATGTTTTCATTGATTGTACCGATATCGGTTCGTACCGCCTTAAAGCAGAATATTTAATGAtaccttaaatgtatttttttttctgcaatttcggtatcaaagtgTAAACTATTTAGAATATAAGTGTCCATTACCGAGAAAAAATTGTTGGTGCCAAAATATGAGCGAGTTCCTTAAAAGGAAAACACAGTCAGGTCATCGTTGGTGTGTGAAATGACGCGTATAGGCTGAATATCGAACCTAGAGCCTCAAGAAAAGAAAGGCATTGCGTTCAAATCAACTAACTGcatcataacaaaacaaatcctTAAACAAATGCCCATTATTATTCCTCATCTTTTCAATCGGGACCATGGAACAGACGCCGGCGTGACACATTCTGGGGAGTAAACAATCGCCGACTATGACATGGCATTAATGAGAACTTAGTGGAACATTGTTAGGAATGCTCaacaattttatgtattttttgatTGCTCCAATAAGAAAAGGTAAACATATAACGGAACTCACAAAAGAGCCACCGCCGCTAATGAGCCATTCTGGCGGAATGACGCGGCACACACCTGGGCGACTCGACATGGGAACGGTCGTCACTTCCTCGAACAGCCACCTTGCCTTGCAGCACGTGCAGGATACTACACGGGCTCAGTGGAAATGAATGAACAACCTCAAGGTATCGGTTTTCCTTTGAGTATGTGAAAATGTCATTGTTGGCACACGTGGACAGAAATGGGCCATGTTCTTCGAAGATGAGGTAAAAGTgaaatttaaaactgttttgccTTCACCACAAAATTGGCAGTTTTCTCTTATATAATTCATTGATACGCTGACTGTACATGCCTAACAAAGAGGGGTAAGTTATTTTCTTCCAAACGTTTTTCATATGGGAATTTAAATACCGATACCTAATTATCCTCATTCGCGGAGAAAAttagaaaatacattaaaaaaaacgaaataaaacagAACAAGCACAAGAACATGGAAAAGTTTCGGCCGGCAAAAGTCTGTTTAAGTGACATACTGCGCATACACACATTACGTATTTTTGTGGTCCAAATAATTCCATTACCCCGGGCCCGTATCCACTATCGCCTTTAGTTTGAGTTTGAGATTCAGtatcaaaaatgcaaaatttatgtttgttatagaaATGCTTTGAGCACGGTAGAAATTTTTGTCTCGGATATAGATGATTTGTTACACAATCAGGCACACATCTTTTGTTGATTTAAGTCATATTACAGatattttgaaagatttaaGAAACCTTCTAGCAACCTTCTAGCAACTTTCCAGCAGCGTTTGTAAATAGACGGCACTTTACATAATTTCTAGTAACTTACTTAGTTTTCAGTCTAACCAAAGGAAAACAACAGTGGTCAATCTTTTGTtcaaataatctttatttttgaTTCAAACATTTGATTGATAGAAATATCAGACTGATAAACTATAAGAACATgtaacaaatacattatgtaaCAGCTTTACAATTGTTTGGCAACCAACACAAGGAATCAAATTACAATCTCTGAAGAAGTACAAAAATACTTACTTAGAAATACTAATCAAAAAGGTTTACACTTTCTATATCTGCCATCCAAAATGTCTCTAAAAAGCATATGCttcaaagatatatatatatgcattcgATCACTTGTCTATTTTCATTGACCGCCAAtcaattcacaaaatattaatcaaaaatcaaacaaaatcgATAAATCATCAatgcaagaaaattaacatggAGGTTTATACACATGTGGACATTTTCCATTTAGCTcttatagaacagaacagaacagaacagacagtttattagACGTATATAATACGTCATGAGACAAccacatttttaaaacacaatttatcaattttatatacatatgttgtAAGTTGAATTCCCgttataaacattttgtcataATTCCCATTACCAAAAAAACCATTTAAAATAGCATTATAAAACAACAGCATGTTAAGCAAAGTATACTAAAAATGTTCCACATGATTTCTTTGAGCAGATATTCTATGTACAAATGTAAGTGAAATGCCCCAACGATGCCAAAACTATCTATTCACTAACACCCTccatatacatgtttaagttTCAATCccaatttgttgaaaaaatgaCCCACTTTCCACTACCCAACACCATCTATGTACACGTGTAAGTTTTTATCCCATTTTTTGCCGAATTGCCCCACTTTCCAATACCCTACACCCTCTATAAACACGTGCAAGTTTTAATCCCAATTGTTGCCAATATGACCCACTTTTCAATACCCAACACCATCTATATACGCGTGTAAGTTTTAATCCCAATTGTTGACAAAATGACCCACTTTTCAATACCCAACACCCTCTATATTCACGTGTAAGTTTTAATCCCAATTGTTGCCAAAATGACCCACTTTCCAATACCCAACACCATCTATATACACGTGTAAGTTTTAATCCCAATTGTTGCCAAAATGACCCACTTTCCAATACCCAACACCCTCTATATTCAAGTGTAAGTTTTAATCCCAATTGTTGACAAAATGACCCACTTTTCAATACCCAACACCCTCTATATTCACGTGTAAGTTTTAATCCCAATTGTTGCCAAAATGACCCACTTTCCAATACCCAACACCCTCTATATTCACGTGTAAGTTTTAATCCCAATTGTTGCCAAAATGACCTTCTTTCAATATTCTGATACCCTCTATGTACAAGTGTAATTTTATGACATGACAATTTCTCACATGGtcataaaaagcaaatatttttacaaaacactAAATGAGACAAATATAAGCGTTAACCCTCTTTTTCACAAGAACATTTAGATCTCTGGCCCTATGTGCAAAGAGGAAACACATATTACCCTCAGTGAGGTTTAAGCGCAAATgctttttataatgtatttcagTTAAATCTAAACGCAGTAGTCGGAAAGCATCATAATGGTGATGGCTGTCAGATATGGGAACTCATTGACCTTTTCTTATTTATCCCCTAAATGTATTTCCCAACAAATGGTCTTAAAACACTCATTATCGCGTCAAACAACAGAActgtatcaataataaatatagaattatCTCAAGTTCTGAAGCCTGACTTGATATTTCGTTAACTCCATTCATTAAACAAAGCTCACATAGAGATGTTTTGATGGTTGATAGGCTATTTTCAACAGATCTCCCCTCTcgtcaaaatattaaacatttcaaaacacgAAAAACCGCTGTTTTCATCTGTGCGGTCCGAGTTCAACGCCATGATAAGCCTGACGGACTGGTATCTATATGTTTCTGGAGATAAAACTgtaaatgttcttaaaatataCCGCCACCAGTCTGGTTCCTCCGTGCTATGACGCCAGTTTTGACAGATACATACATAATTACCACGACGTAGTAAACATAAACGAACATATTCGTCATTTTTAGTCTGCGAGACTATAAAAATCTAATTGTTTGGGTGAAATATCTTGGGAACTTTACAGCTTACTATAAAGATATAAAATCTATAAAGCTAAATGCTGGTGTAAAATTTCCAACCTTCTGACACGTGTATTTTCGGGTAAATCGCTCGTATTGTTTTGAATCTAAATAACGATGCAATTAACTAAAATTGGCACGATGAAATCTTGAGAATGTGAAagacatacatattaaaataatgtaaaataatggcACCGCATAATTAAAAACGCACTTTCTTCAAATTGACAACAATGCCTAGTTATATAGACGAAAATACATATAACACCACGTGCACCTCGGGGGTTTAAAAGCGTTGCTTTGATGAACAATGACACTGGTTTTGCATAGTACAAAAAATGACCACATCTAAcctgaagtgttcgtttttgcATAATCAATTGCACAAAATCGGTGAAAGGGTGTGTGTTGCATAAAACATATGAGCTTGACCCATTTTGAGACAGGGTAGTTTTTTGGAAACTACTTTTCCAAGAATGAACACATCTAACGCCGCTGTCACTAAAACAACTAACAGCCATGCAGCGTTTACGGTTGGACCCTCTAGGATGACGTTGTCTAAAGACGTCATGATAACGGCTCGATCTTTATTGCTGACGACTGAGTTCCTCTCAGCTCGGACTCCCACACTGTTTCCGGCCAGCCCGTACGAGCTCCCGGTTTCCGGTCGCCAGAAGAAGTACTTCCGCTCTCGCTGCAAGCATCGGAGTCCTGTAACATACACATAAATAGGgctgtttataaatattatttgtattccTGCAGTTTTTCTCTGAAGTTAGTGcgatatcataattatatgatGTGCTGGTCTGTTTGATTCCATCATGTAGTTAAGGATGATCGTTCCCAGTGAAGAAGTTACGCTTCGGTGAATTTATTGATACACGATACCTCCCATGGGCATTGGGTTTGGTgtttattatatcaatattttcataattaggAATTATTGTTCACAAACGAGCCGCTGTTTATTAAGTCTACATGATAATCATCATAAATATACATTAGCCTAATTAGATAAGGACGCGATACTATTGCAGACGAGATTCTGATTTTGCCGCCATATTTATTCGGCAGATGCGGCGCGTGCCGATCACGTGACATTATTAGTACCACGTGAACAGATATTGTGACCGGCTTGTGCCACTGATCAGTAAATGGTAGTCAAGTCGTTTATTTCTAGCTAAATGACTAtaaatctaaatttaaaagcaaatgtGATAGCTAGTTTGGTTACAACTTCATTACTAGTGAAGAATAAATTGACAGAGGCGAAGACATAtctattaaattataaatgttattgcTTTGATGACAATAGTTCAGGAAAGATGAAATCTAAAACCATTAGCGAAAGCATAACATGGAAgacttgttttcaaaaaataagaagttaactgttattttttatcaatttcaaggtATAGCAGTATTTGgatgattttatttcatagaGTCAGAATACTTGTAtagtttttctttgaaaaatgagtaaaggaaaatatatttaattttataaagtattttttcagtaataatttcaattttcaatggTAACGATTTAGTTTCAGGATTCATAGTAAATAATTCCATACATGATTGACAAAAACTAGATTTTATTGCCCATGTTTATACGCCAGATGCTCCCATCAAGTAATTACATTAGGCCAGCCCCTTAATAACCCTCCTTATGGCGGTAAAGCTATACTCATTATCCGAGGGAGTATCAATTTCCCGGGACCCCCTAGGAACGCCCCTTCGCATTGAGTTTAGCgccaaaatgaaacaaatgatcAACATCATTTGACAGCTACtcaatgataatgataatcatAATTGAAGCCTTTTTTTCGAAGAAACTGTCTAATTTATCGCTACAATTAAACAATtgattgttgaaataaaatttgatattttgaggAAATATTTATCGCAGTGAAAACGCTTGAATTTCcgtctgttttatttttagttagTCGCCGTAATatctttcaattaaaaaataaatattatatttatacagAGTGCATCTCATATCTCTAAAATTAAAAATCGCAGATGCTCATatcttattatatataaacgACAGTAGATACATAAATTAGCAATTGAAATGTCTTATAATAAATTTTGCAGacgataaaacataattatacaattttacGGAAAAAAAAGCCAAAcggttattatttaaaaatgatgtcaaaTAAGGATacgtttcaatgtatttttttttaaataataataatttcatgcAACTCCTAATTTAAAGACATCATAAGGGCTAGTGTTTTATGGCCCCTAAACATGCAATCAATTAGTCGCGAAAACAGTTTTATGATACTTCGATTCGACATCACAACAGGCCCGACTTTTTTTATCTAATCATCTTCAGTGTAACATGTGTACTTTATTCTAATTTCAAATTCCAGGGTAATAATCCTAGTGTTGTATCGGCCATAAACTATTATTTTGACACACGAGTTATGTagctaaaatgttttataatttaaaattttatcgcaaataacatcaaaatatgaaagacgaaaaatgtttcttattcAAAAGTTTTACCAATTAAAAGAAGAAACATGTGTTcatatattcatgtataaacataattttcCACATGGCATGAAATTAATTACTTTTACCACTAATTCaataacaacactaaacatAACCGTGTATAATGAAATCAGGAAATAATTGTAACTGTAAATAGTCCAATAAAAGTACCCGCCTCAAACATCTTACAAAAACTCTACTTTTAATTATACGTTACTGACAATTAACCGCATTGCAGTAATAACATTAgttcaaatataaatgaattattgtaatatatatactatattgaTAGTGTTTTTGCAATAGTCGGTAAAGCTTAAACCTTAAGATgttatgataatttaaaaatatactcACACAAGAGTCCGCTACTTTCTTCTCTAGGTCGACAGGAAGTGAACGCCGCTCTCGCTTTCGGGATATGTCGGCCTTGAAGGCGTCCGGTGCGAGGTCGGGGTCGCCCTTGTCGAGAATGTCCGAGAGATACGAGATGTAACTGATCGCGAGACGTAATGTCTTGATCTTGGATAGTTTTGTATCCGACGGGACGTTGGGTATAGTACCACGTAGGTTAGAGAACGCGTTGTTGATGCTCACCGTCCGCCGACGCTCCTTCCGGTTGGCTGACGTCCGCCGG from Mya arenaria isolate MELC-2E11 chromosome 3, ASM2691426v1 harbors:
- the LOC128227004 gene encoding heart- and neural crest derivatives-expressed protein 2-like, encoding MSISVGGYHGGFGHPAHMGITSGQDYFAAASHYPPAPMTGYPELPVSDREYFNNWVLNGTTDVAMTPEAYGSPYAPGGTPSPPMMGFNHFGYTDGVQQGSLGQWSELAHNIPASELHNYETYTNAYGDRCLRRRTSANRKERRRTVSINNAFSNLRGTIPNVPSDTKLSKIKTLRLAISYISYLSDILDKGDPDLAPDAFKADISRKRERRSLPVDLEKKVADSCDSDACSESGSTSSGDRKPGARTGWPETVWESELRGTQSSAIKIEPLS